In Candidatus Eisenbacteria bacterium, the following are encoded in one genomic region:
- a CDS encoding CpsD/CapB family tyrosine-protein kinase: MSKQETTRELYATGEQERLAPIARTVGRLPLSDVGGDSPVGTEFHRLSTRLSRMDAQRKLSVILITSARRGEGKTTTSACLAQVAATHSKKKVVVVDCDLRKPRLHNLFGVSQRVGLADALTSLLPLSSVVKNTELSNLKLVTSGRGIGVPTALFESSVFKDIIGELRANFDLVILDTAPVLPVSDAFLISGHCDGVLLVVMAGRTPVEVVARAGSLLSEGGANVLGAVINNADEVLPYYYDYHYYGYGDEKGTKKKSKT; this comes from the coding sequence ATGAGCAAACAGGAGACGACAAGGGAATTGTACGCCACAGGTGAGCAAGAGCGCCTCGCGCCAATTGCCAGAACCGTAGGCCGGCTCCCGCTCAGCGATGTTGGCGGGGACTCACCCGTGGGGACCGAGTTCCACAGGCTCTCCACTCGGTTGTCCAGGATGGATGCGCAGCGCAAGCTTTCGGTGATACTGATCACGAGTGCGAGGAGAGGGGAGGGGAAGACGACGACGTCTGCCTGTCTTGCCCAGGTGGCGGCGACGCACTCGAAAAAGAAGGTCGTCGTCGTGGATTGTGACCTGAGGAAGCCGCGTTTGCACAACCTGTTCGGCGTGAGTCAAAGGGTGGGTTTGGCTGATGCGTTGACGAGTCTTCTGCCGCTCTCTTCTGTCGTGAAAAACACCGAGCTTTCGAATCTGAAGTTGGTGACAAGCGGCAGAGGAATAGGCGTGCCCACCGCGTTGTTCGAGTCCTCCGTGTTCAAGGACATTATAGGAGAGCTGCGGGCAAACTTTGATCTCGTGATTCTAGACACTGCTCCCGTCTTGCCTGTGTCCGATGCCTTTCTGATATCGGGGCATTGCGACGGAGTTCTGCTTGTCGTCATGGCGGGACGGACTCCCGTCGAGGTTGTGGCCAGAGCAGGGTCTTTGCTGAGCGAAGGGGGCGCAAACGTATTGGGTGCCGTAATAAACAATGCAGACGAGGTACTTCCTTACTACTACGACTACCACTACTATGGGTACGGAGATGAAAAAGGGACAAAGAAGAAATCCAAGACCTAA
- a CDS encoding sensor domain-containing diguanylate cyclase: protein MPSLVCDERFLGTLVEISSLITAGEEMEKTFSKVLSCTLEVLEAEAVFLVALEGSGVAKYAKRRQESGSEGPMEKHEGAGDRGVVRWVMMEGKPVIIPKVAEQAGLGEDADMVPGLGTRGCICAPLKAREAVLGVLVAVNKLKGGSFSESDLSVLCVLANQTAIAIENADLYKRVEQLAVTDELTQVYNFRYLKTALRRELDRAARFGEAFSILMLDVDNLKAYNERFGHLRGSTVLKQLAYVIKTTARSIDFVAKYGGDEFLLILPHTPKEGALVLAERVRMAVASVPFPEVPSGEITCSVGVSTYPEDGQSVGEMIESADIALYDAKHGGKNRVMSARRGNSREPV, encoded by the coding sequence ATGCCTTCCCTAGTGTGCGACGAAAGATTTCTTGGCACCCTCGTTGAGATTTCGAGCCTTATCACGGCTGGCGAGGAGATGGAGAAGACTTTCTCGAAGGTGCTCTCATGCACGCTGGAGGTGCTGGAGGCTGAGGCCGTATTTCTTGTTGCCTTGGAAGGGAGTGGAGTGGCGAAGTATGCGAAGAGGAGACAGGAAAGCGGTAGTGAAGGGCCGATGGAAAAGCACGAGGGCGCGGGGGACAGGGGCGTTGTGCGTTGGGTGATGATGGAGGGGAAGCCTGTGATTATCCCGAAGGTGGCGGAGCAAGCCGGGTTGGGGGAGGATGCGGACATGGTGCCGGGCCTTGGAACCCGCGGTTGCATATGTGCGCCACTCAAGGCGCGCGAGGCGGTGCTGGGCGTTCTTGTCGCGGTCAACAAGCTCAAGGGCGGATCGTTCAGCGAGTCGGACCTGAGCGTGCTGTGTGTGCTTGCCAATCAGACTGCCATAGCAATAGAGAACGCGGATCTGTACAAGCGAGTCGAGCAACTCGCGGTGACAGACGAACTCACTCAAGTCTACAATTTCAGGTATCTTAAGACTGCTCTTCGCAGAGAGCTGGATAGAGCTGCTCGATTCGGCGAGGCGTTCTCGATTTTGATGTTGGACGTGGACAACTTGAAGGCCTACAATGAACGCTTCGGTCACCTGAGGGGCAGTACGGTGTTGAAGCAGTTGGCGTACGTAATCAAGACGACTGCAAGGAGCATCGACTTCGTAGCGAAGTACGGTGGAGATGAATTCCTGCTCATCCTTCCTCACACGCCTAAGGAGGGAGCCCTCGTGCTTGCGGAACGCGTGAGGATGGCGGTGGCCAGCGTGCCATTTCCGGAAGTGCCCAGCGGCGAAATCACCTGCAGCGTTGGCGTGTCCACTTATCCTGAAGACGGTCAGAGCGTTGGTGAAATGATAGAGTCGGCTGACATTGCCCTGTACGATGCAAAGCACGGTGGAAAAAACCGGGTCATGTCGGCCCGACGAGGGAACAGCAGGGAACCCGTGTGA
- a CDS encoding M28 family peptidase, which produces MLKTVRDGKKRARRAIFGEWHVRALMSPGFLGLGLLMVVAGLSGSAGYAVAEDNLLVRIPWKDASELDFVESAGHVLRYSQPGFAVFEVREGELAVLRSAGVTAEVVDTVCAGKRYWLLTPADPASRDSLAAYGRLVPLGGGLYLLGVDETLEPRLPGFVSSLTLLPERMGRETGFPRGRPAELGVGRGTTGVLGIADERFLGAVASEVNEDSIRATVHFLSFDDDSAKLRSRYTFYGFCPDSRPDSLAIPLWLKAKLEAYFGGRGTASLDSFVFRYAGVNYTRYNVVGRIPGRVPGSGTFVLCAHYDSNGGRTVYPDPDRRWDWRVDPAPGADDNGSGVASVLECARALSDLEFDFDMEFVLFSAEEQGLFGSAAYVASRKAQGYNMLGALNFDMQAYREAADSTFLRTNASSDWLSAHIKNVSESLFDSIGVRVGLVQVVGPYDSSDHSSFWSAGFDGVHFFEQGGSPVVNPYYHTIDDTAGTLNYSLAWKVARLGAASVAYFATTTDPWDLEVLSGDLLLRLEGRTLSIQEGDVGSVLSIGLSFHNLGAAVPETISVRVGVYDGTPSSGRLMGERLISVATTPIPSGGSPVIEPLSWLLTESDVGAHSIYLVIDAGEAEGNRDNNVVSKALLVRSATLAIKKSFVFPNPSNVSLADVRLRVFVTREATLTQVDVYDISGRKIGGCRDGDCRCASLVPGDNDVALSNVLSGGAIAPGVYLYRLSVDDGAQKKVDYGRFAIVR; this is translated from the coding sequence ATGTTGAAGACCGTGCGCGATGGCAAGAAGAGGGCGCGCCGTGCGATATTCGGCGAGTGGCACGTGAGAGCTTTGATGTCCCCGGGTTTCCTGGGGCTGGGGTTGCTCATGGTGGTTGCGGGATTGTCCGGCAGTGCCGGATACGCCGTGGCGGAAGATAATCTGCTCGTCAGGATTCCGTGGAAGGACGCCTCTGAGCTTGATTTTGTCGAGAGTGCGGGTCACGTGCTCCGTTACTCGCAGCCTGGTTTTGCGGTCTTTGAGGTCAGAGAAGGTGAACTGGCTGTTCTTCGCTCTGCGGGGGTGACGGCCGAAGTCGTCGATACGGTGTGCGCAGGCAAGCGCTACTGGCTTCTCACACCGGCCGACCCCGCGTCGAGGGACTCGCTTGCCGCGTACGGGAGGCTGGTGCCTCTGGGGGGCGGCCTTTACCTTCTTGGTGTAGACGAGACGCTGGAACCGCGTCTTCCTGGTTTCGTCTCTTCGCTGACGCTGTTGCCCGAGAGAATGGGACGTGAGACGGGGTTCCCAAGAGGCAGGCCTGCCGAGCTCGGGGTCGGGAGAGGAACCACCGGTGTGCTGGGGATTGCCGATGAGCGGTTTCTTGGTGCCGTTGCGAGCGAGGTGAACGAGGACTCCATAAGGGCGACGGTTCACTTCTTGAGCTTCGACGACGACTCTGCCAAGCTGCGGAGCCGCTATACGTTTTACGGGTTTTGCCCTGACTCTCGTCCTGACTCGCTTGCGATTCCTCTGTGGCTGAAGGCGAAGCTGGAGGCCTACTTCGGTGGAAGGGGTACTGCTTCGCTCGACTCCTTTGTTTTTCGTTACGCCGGGGTGAACTACACTCGGTACAACGTGGTCGGGCGAATTCCGGGTCGCGTACCCGGCAGCGGCACGTTTGTCCTCTGCGCCCATTACGATTCGAATGGAGGTAGGACGGTCTATCCGGATCCGGACAGAAGATGGGACTGGAGGGTAGATCCTGCGCCGGGTGCGGACGACAACGGGAGCGGCGTGGCGAGCGTGCTCGAATGCGCCAGGGCCTTGAGTGATCTGGAATTCGACTTTGACATGGAGTTCGTGCTCTTTTCTGCCGAGGAACAGGGCCTTTTCGGGAGCGCGGCCTACGTCGCGAGTCGAAAGGCTCAGGGCTACAACATGCTCGGTGCTCTGAATTTTGACATGCAGGCATACAGAGAGGCGGCAGACTCCACTTTTCTCCGGACAAACGCTTCTTCCGATTGGCTCTCCGCTCACATCAAGAATGTTTCGGAGAGCCTGTTCGATTCGATCGGGGTGCGAGTCGGACTGGTCCAGGTGGTGGGTCCTTACGACTCGAGTGACCATTCCTCCTTTTGGTCGGCGGGCTTTGACGGCGTGCACTTCTTCGAGCAAGGCGGTTCTCCAGTCGTCAACCCGTACTATCACACGATCGACGACACGGCAGGCACGCTCAACTACTCCCTGGCCTGGAAAGTCGCGAGGTTAGGCGCCGCGTCCGTGGCCTATTTCGCTACGACGACCGACCCTTGGGATCTGGAGGTGCTGTCGGGAGATCTGCTACTTAGGCTGGAGGGACGCACCCTGTCGATCCAGGAGGGAGACGTCGGAAGTGTCCTAAGCATAGGCCTGTCCTTTCACAACCTGGGCGCGGCGGTGCCGGAGACAATCTCGGTACGCGTGGGCGTCTACGACGGGACTCCCTCTTCCGGTCGGCTGATGGGGGAGAGACTCATTTCCGTCGCGACCACACCGATTCCTTCGGGCGGAAGCCCGGTGATCGAGCCTCTGAGTTGGCTGCTCACTGAGAGCGACGTTGGAGCGCACTCCATCTATCTCGTGATTGACGCCGGTGAGGCGGAGGGAAACAGGGACAACAACGTTGTCTCAAAGGCGTTGCTTGTCCGCTCGGCGACCCTCGCGATAAAGAAGTCTTTTGTATTTCCGAACCCCTCGAACGTCTCGCTCGCTGACGTTAGGCTGAGGGTTTTCGTGACCCGCGAGGCAACCCTCACGCAAGTGGACGTATACGACATCTCGGGTCGGAAAATCGGGGGGTGCAGGGACGGAGACTGCCGTTGCGCGAGCCTGGTTCCGGGAGACAACGACGTGGCGTTGAGCAACGTCCTTTCCGGTGGCGCGATCGCGCCCGGCGTGTACCTCTACCGGCTGAGCGTCGACGACGGGGCACAGAAGAAGGTAGACTACGGAAGGTTTGCAATTGTGAGATAA